The genomic window ttcaaaattaaatagtgtagctgaaaatatttcaaaagataaAATGCTTTTGGTGCAAAATGAAGAAACTATTTCAACACTAACCAAAGAAATTGAGAAACTTAAGgatgaaaagaaaaatgttgAAGCATGGAAGAAACAAGTAGGGGCCAAAGTGCAAACCCTAAGGAAAGAGTTGGAAGCTAAAAATGTGCTGATTAAAGATTCTGAAGCCAAAGTAACAAAACTAGAGCAAGAACTATGTCATGAGAAAGAACAACTTAAACACACTAAAGATTTATTAGACCAAACAACCAATGAGTGTAAGAAAAATTCTGTTTTAAACCTGGAAATGCAGGATTACGAAAGGAGTGTTCATGAGCTTTCCCAAAAAGTTGAAAAGCAAAAAACTGAACACTTAAACTTGCAAACTCAATTAGAAAGTCAAAGAGTAACTATAAGTGCTTTAAAAGAACAGAATAAATTGCTAGAAGAGAGACTTCGGGAAGAGAGTGAGAGTGTTGAGAGCAATAGTGTTGAACTCACTGCTTGTAAAAAGAATATTTCACATATGGAGGATGTGTTGCAGCAAAAGGAAGCACAGTTGCAAGACACAATGAGGCTTCTGGAACAAGTAAGAAGTGAAAATGAAGAACTGTCAACGGACCTCACAAAAATCATTGCAGAACATCAAAAATCTCTTAACACTCTGAAGAGTGAGAGAGACCAGTTACGCAATCAACTAGTGAGCCTCCATCAGGACCTAAGAGATTCACAAGACACtctgaaattaaaagaagatGAACTGAGAAACATCAAGGAAGATTATGAGACTTACAAGGTGAGAGCTCAAAGTGTATtgaagaaaaaccaaaataggGATCTGGGTCTTGAGGAAAAATTGTCCGAGGAAGTTTGTACTTTGAAGGAGCAAACTTGTCAGCTGAATGAGGAGTTGAAAAGTATTAGGTAAGGCAAATGGATCATTAAGGTGAATGTATTAgtatttatattgattttttttgtaacaaggTTTATATTCTGGCACCTGGACAAtctaatgcaaaaaaaaatttaataaggaagatattgggttgggttgggttggacaCTATTAAATCTTatggtattataaatatatgataCTGTAGGTAGTTTTTTGAGACCAGATTTCTAGTTTATCTGGTTGAATTTCctgttttcattatttatatatattacaaaagccatttataaatgttttttttttttggttgccATGAGTTGTGCTCTTAATATTGCAAAATTAGTCATCTGAATTTATAAACtgtctacataaaaaaaattaatgaaactgcCTGGAATCCTGTTTAGTGTTCACTGAGCATCTCTAAACTGTctggaatttgaaaattattaaattactcaAACCTTTAAGGAAAAATTATGGTTTAGCATGCCTTCACTAGTAAAACTGCTGATAAGGGAcctaataaattgaaaaatccaTTAAAACACTTTACTATATAAAAGGAgaagattataatttaatttaattaaactaaacaGAGTGAAATAaattaactgcctagaattataGAATAATTACCTTCTAAAAGTATTGGAAAAAATGCCTTAAGTTATTCAATTTTCCCACTacctaaaaatatacaaaattatgaCTTAATTACCCTGCAAAAAATATCCACAgttaaactgcctgaaattaaatgaatttctcATTAACTGGATAACTAAATATTTTCCATGGGTTTTATAACTGCCTGGCATTTTGAAATGTATgaaggaaaatatttaattcatgcctcaactgcctggaattgtaaaataatgatTCACATTTTCCAATGCAACAGATCTGTGCAGTACATAAGAAATTACTGTAATAATAGTGCAAAGGCCCAAGCATCGTCCGAATAATCCCTATTTTCAGGAAACACCTGGACTGATGATAAAGAGAGtacaaaatttaatgaaaaactagttggattatacaaaataatttttttaaatttatttattcatttatttatacaagggatcaaccccattacaaaaaatatatatatttctgaaaaagaaataaaagctatactACCTAACCTAACTAAATAGTTTGGGACAAAtcacaaggccattcaaaagtttataaataaacaccaaatcaTTCGCAGTGCGCCTCTTAAGTAAATTCCGCATATTCAGCAAGTTCATTGCTTCATCATAACAATGGTCATTAGGAACTGGAATGCgaagtttataaaggcagaatCGTAGAAATTCATTTTGAACCCTCTCCAGTGCCATACAATTTTCATTGTATACATAATATTCATGTACagaggagaccaaattattgattcatactccaacaaagagaCAACAAGTGATATGTACAATCTTTTGCAAGTTTCAACCGACAGATCCTTACAATTGCACAGGACAAAACCAAGGACCTTAgatgctttagttataatagtatttacatgggtattaaaattcaattgttcatcTATTCTTTTACCtaagattaacattatcaatagtatagAAGGAAGTTAcccgtttgtttcttttgtagaaactaatgttactgcatttacccacattcagagccaaactattaccaacacaccattcacacaatctattcagatcatcttgcaagagaaccatgtcttgttctgaactgatcaccctataaaactttaaatcatcggcaaataacaaaaaattactatttttaaagcaaaccaaaatatcattaatgaaaatattgaacaacaggGGAGAACAATGACCACCCTGTGGAACTTCAGAGGTCACACTGATAAGATGCCACGTAGCATCCCCAATTTGTACCTgctgaaatctgtcagaaagaaaacttgcaaaccaggccaccaaacaatctgaaaaaccaaaagtctcaatttttctaataataagctatggttgacactgtcaaatgccttggaaaagtctgtatatattacatccaCTTGTTCACCCCTCTCCAAAGCACCCTGATACAGCAACAAGTTTGTAATAGCAGACTTGCCACGACTGAAGCCATGCTGTTCACTTAACAGAAGtcctttgcaataaaaattaatttggtcataaataaGACTGTTTAGAAGTTTTGGGATGACACACTGTGCACACACACTTCATTAGCagcaccacatttaaatataggcaTAATAAAACTGAGTTTCCACTGGGAtggaaaaactgtcaagtctaaagacctactgaataaaataaagaggggATAAGAGTGCCGatacacattttctcaaaaaataattgagtATACCATCAGGGCAGGCACTAAGTTTAAGGGGTATTCGAAAGatcttatgaaaaattaatccAAAGGATAATTTAGGATTTGGAATAGTCATGTTTACACCAGCCTGCCGAGAAGGTAAGACATTATTATCTCTATTATAgacattggaaaaaaaaacctgGCAAACCCCTCTGCAATTTGTTCACAACCTGCAAACTCCCCATCATTATAGGTCATCAAATCAGGAAGCCTATTCGTTGCTCTCctgttattaaacttataccaaaaacttttggggtttgtataaagtaactggtccaaatttgaaataaagtacTGGTAACAAGTCTCCGTTAGAGTTTTGCACCTAGCTCTAAGATCTGAAAAGACTTCGTAGTCTGCAAcagtatgtattttttatttgaaattttcttttgctgGATCAAGTACTTTAACTCCCCTGAAAACCAACTGGCAAAAGACGAGGTTTTGAATCTCTAAAGAGGCACAAACAAACCATTTttaattgtatataaaaaaaagaagatgcCCTGCACAATTATTGTATGGTGAAACTCCTAATATTAGAtccctttttatatttactactataaatataaatagatctaaaactaataaacatttgtTAATTTCAAATAGCAAAACAAACTCAAGATCTACTAAGAactatttatttccaaaaatttaatgTACAATTATAtaccatcaaatataaaaatcattctttaaataaagttctagtaaagtatttttattctaGAGACAAGTTGGGTCAAGAAGAGCAAAAAAACAAGGTACTAATAAAAGAAAGAGATAACCTGCTAACAAAGTGCAAGGATCTAGAGACTGAGGTAGAAGAATTGAAATCCTACAATGACCAGCTTGCTGCTAAGCATCAAAAAGAATTAAGTGAACATATCGAAGCCGttagaaatttaaaagtaatttttcccCATCCCTATGGATAATATGGagtaatttttggaatattccTGTAGGTCCATGCAGATACCTTATCGCAGTGCTACAGACAGCAAATATCAGAACTGGAGGTCCAACATAACAGGGAAATCATAGAGCTGCAAAGTAAATTGGAAAAAGCTCCGTCTCCTGTGCACTGTACCTTCCCGGTGCCTCCCAGTATGCCTCGGGAGGAGGGAGAGGGTTCCGAAAGCGTTGAGAGTAACCCGCTCCCTAATAATGTGCATCCGATTCCTTTGGAGCGGCTCTTAGGTAACTTAAACTAATTTAGCTAGTGtattgtaattaattttgatttttagacTCAAAATCTGAAGACGAAGTGATGGCTCTCAAAAAGCAACTCTATCAACAGGAATCCAAAGTGAATCATTTGACCGCCCTATTATCGGACACGGAGCAGGATCTCTCGAAACACGTTCAAATGAATAAAGTGCTTAAAGAGGAGATACGAAGGCAGCAAAGGTCCGTAGAGAGGGAAAAACATGCGGAGAAtttggaatatttgaaaaatgttgtttttaagGTAAGATTGACTACCGCCTTAGCTGCGTGTTATTTTTACTTATGTTCATGTATATGATCGTTTGGGATTCATCACACCGTCATTTCGAGATCTGTCATGCCACAAAATGGTGATGTCGTCAGCAAACATTCGGCTGTCCCAAGTAGAAACCAAGTAACTGCTAAAAATacgattttaagaaaaacgacTTTTTATAAATCTGCTTTACCCTTATGTTGCTTATGAAGGTTTCAACACCATATTTACTAAGAAGCAAATAGTATACCCTGCCGTTTGTTCAATAGGTATTTTAATCAGTTTAAAGCATATTAAATTagtttggcaataaaaaaaactgtttcttCACATGagtataaaattgtaaaaaattaaataagttggAAAAAACCAAGTAAGTGCACTtgctttgtttttgaaaattaaaaagaaacaaatgcTAATAGGAATAAACGAAGTAAATACCTAATATTAGGTATTTAATAACTAacattacattattttatcacattagtcaaaaaattaaaataaactatgttTGGTCTGCATTTTTGTGATGTTTTAATGACTAAAAATGTTGTGTAACAAATAATACAACAATGTCAATGCAAAAGATTTATTTTGGcactaaaaatcataaaaattacaaactGAAATCTTGCCCTTCATAAAGATAaacataaatgtaaataatattgtcCATATAAcattgttataattattattgtttcttataaactaatttattaagtatacaaataaaagaacgaatttgaaagaaaattaaataagggAAAACGAACTAATAATCTTCATTTATGGTTTCATTTGCATCTCTTGTCGAAATCAAATCTTCGGAATTTGATGCAGGAACGTATGCCAAAAAAGTCTTCGATTTTATGGCATTAGAGAAAGTAaatcacttataattttttcctttttatccGCATTAATTCCACGTTTTGGTAACATCTTAGGCACGGTAGATAAATTGTATTTCTTTTGCAAGAAATTAAGTTCTTGATATTCTTCgctaaaatttgttttataatagaGGCATgttttaccttttaaaaagcGAACTTCTACCAAATCGGCTAATAAAAAACCTCTCAAGCAATTGTCTGTTTTTCTTGCagttcgttttttatttttccatgcaTGAAACTCAGtgagttgtaatatttttattttttttctggaactGGCAATTAAATCAAGAAGCTCTTGAAAATCGTAagcagtttattttcttttaattttttgtttaatattgccGTGTATCCCATCAGCACTCATATGTGTATGACCTTTTGTTAAGTAACGAATCGTTACTTTTTGTGGACCAAACGATTCATTTACTTTGCTCACCAGGGCGGTGAATAACacccaatttttattttgtgccGCACAGTTCTCGCACTAAAATATAAACTCGCTTACATCGCGCTCCATTTTAATAACCTCAAACATTCCATCAACCAATGACTCTGCTTTCCTACCGCATAAAGCTTCATGCCAGACTACACAACAACTATCGTTCttgtcatttttattcattgtaGCAAATGTCTGGTTAAAAACAACCAGTTTGCTTGTAAACAAACAAGTTTTACTTTGGGGCATAATTGGAATTAATAACACTTTTTGAAGATGCATAGAAAAAATGcgtttagaacaatttttggaaaaatgtgcAGCCTCGTCAGagtcttctttatatttttcgtttGCCTGAGAAGCTTTTAACTTAAGAATGGTAATTTTTTCCTTGGCCtctaaattattgttattgtttaaaGAAGTACAATCTTCGCAGATATCAGATTTGGGTTGACAAAATTAAATGTGCATctgttttaacatttttcggtaaatttttattttgcaaaatccGGGATGTTGTGAAataaaatcgttaaataaaAACTCTATAGTTAATTATCTAGGTAGATATCTGGTGTTGGGAGCATTTTTTCTTCTATAGTGGCTTATGCAAGGATTCAATatgttcttttataatattccGATCGACCTTTCGTTTAGGATTTAAACCTCTGCGTTCTTTTACAGCACTTTCACGAAGTTCGGCTTTCATTGCTAACACCAATTGAGTAATGACAGCGTCTGCTTTATATCcgaaagtatttaaaaatgttaacttACATACTGAAATTTCTGTGGTATCAGGTAACTTtggtaaagaaaaaagtctagacTCTGCTCGATTGTGTAGTGCTTGTGAATACTTGCGCTTAATAGGAACTAAAGTGACATGCTTACTAAGCCACTTTCGGCGACTTGTATAATCCATCGACCAATAGTGATATTCTTTTCGTTTCTTCATCTAATTCTCCACATTTCCTTCTGCATACGTTTCTACATATTGGTCTTAAGGaatgattctttttatttcttctcactTTTTGTTCAAGAGTAAGCATTTTgccattatttttcaattgaattCTGGACTCTTCAATGATCTCGAGGTTTTTACCACCAAAggcctaaaatttttttttctacaacaATAAACGtaagtttacaaaatattacCACAGCTTTctcaaaatctaataatttctCATCATTATTGGAGATTTTGGGTACAACGGCAATTTTACTACAGCCAGgctaaaataaatacacatgtttaataaaaggcaaataaaaacaaTGGCCTGAAGAATTGAAAATACCTGTTCATCGCTGATTGAAAACTTCCTTTTAAAACTCATCTTTTGCTTTAGCTTTGAACAGGTCGGTTTTTTCTTTCTATGTTCTTCAATATTAAATGAACTCTCTAGATTGGCTAAAGGCATCtaaatggaaaattaaattattaaaccaactaaaaaaacaaacaagaacctttttaatttttctaattaggCGACGCCTTTTTTTCTGTACTTGAGCTGCCTATTTGGTAAATAATCTCGCTGTCACTTTCGCTGGTGGAACTAGGACGATAATCTCGATCCTTATCACTGTCATCAACCGTACTTCCTGCATCGCTAACATCAaaccttttgttttttactaaatcttttaaacaaacaaTGTTGCTTCCTATTGCttccattttattatttttttcttttattgaagtatttttagtctgaaaaacttctttaattttagcAACGTATACCTCCTTTTGTTCCAGACTTTCTAAGCAGTCAGTATAAAGCCCTGAATGCTCATATTTGACTACCGGAAATAACTAAAGGGGCTCCATGTATTTCTGAGTaggtaaataaaagaaataaacatcTAAGTATATAAACTTAATATCTAGTATACAAGTATAAACAAATTAAGATGACTTTAAAACCTCTAAAAAAGTAATCtgtatttaaataagaataacGCAATTGGCTATGGAAAAAGCAACCATAATATGATAAACAaaccatttatttaatttatataaatattcatttatattaaatcataGGACATTACATTCAATATTACGCTTGTGCTAAAtgtatattacaaaaatttcacattataaaaaatacttactatTTGTGACAAAACGCCAGTAGTTTCTGGCCGTAAAGCATAATCCATTATTATTTTGGTGCGAAAAGACATTTTCGACGAAGAGGCGATCCTTCTTCCTTGAACTCTCGCTTACACTACTGCTTAACTCGTTCCACTTGACTTACTTATTAAATAGGCACAAATTTCCCATGCAGAAACAAAGTAATTGAATCTTGTgagcaaaaacaaattaacgGACATGCGAGTTACTTTGTTTTTGCATAGCATTTTGTAATTGCTTTGTTTTAGTGTGGGGAATTGtaaaatttggtgcagttaatTGGTTTAGGCATATTCATATCTCTGTTGTTTATGaaccgattttaataaattttatactaaattgtGAAGCAGAAACAGAGTAACTGCAGTAATTGAAAATctcgattttattaaaaatgtcagTTACTTTGTTTTTGCTTGGGACAGCCGCATTGTCACCTTGCCTTTTATTGGTAGAAGTGGCaagttattaatatataataggAAGAGTAGTGGTCCTGAGATAGAACCCTGGCGAATTTCAGTGGAAGCTTGCATTTCTTGTAAGGAATTGTCAAAATTGATCTTCTGAACACGACCTAACAAGTAGGATTTGACATATTCCAAGGATGAGCCTCGACAGCAGGCCATATCTCTCTAGTTTCGACAATAGTATTCTGTGATCCACACaatccaataataataatacatttattt from Anthonomus grandis grandis chromosome 13, icAntGran1.3, whole genome shotgun sequence includes these protein-coding regions:
- the LOC126744264 gene encoding uncharacterized protein LOC126744264, with the translated sequence MPLANLESSFNIEEHRKKKPTCSKLKQKMSFKRKFSISDEQPGCSKIAVVPKISNNDEKLLDFEKAVAFGGKNLEIIEESRIQLKNNGKMLTLEQKVRRNKKNHSLRPICRNVCRRKCGELDEETKRISLLVDGLYKSPKVA